A DNA window from Micromonospora inyonensis contains the following coding sequences:
- a CDS encoding cytochrome ubiquinol oxidase subunit I, whose protein sequence is MDALDVARWQFGVTTVYHFLFVPLTIGLSVLVAILQTMWHRTGDQRYLKLTRFYGKLFLINFAMGIVTGIVQEFQFGMNWSDYSRFVGDIFGAPLAIEALVAFFLESTFLGLWIFGWDRLPRHIHLATIWAAALGSTFSAYFILAANSWMQNPVGYRINPDTGRAELTDFVAVLTNKVALITFPHTIAGCFLVAGSLIVAVALWHLIRHPDHSDTPTYRFAARFGAWVTLAATAGVLITGDIQGKIMTDVQPMKMAAAEGLYTTESPAAFSVLTIGTLDGSREIYALKIPYLLSVLGTGDPHGTVQGIDDLQAQYTAQYGPGSYTPIIPVTYWSFRLMIGFGLAAAAIALWVLWAHRKGRTPRGKWLLRAGLVMPLLPLAANSFGWIFTEMGRQPWIVFGEMLTRDGVSRTVSLTEVLTSFTAFTIVYATLAVIEVRLLVRYARTGLPDDTPDPTPDDTDDTDRPLAFAY, encoded by the coding sequence GTGGACGCGTTGGACGTCGCCCGCTGGCAGTTCGGTGTCACCACCGTCTACCACTTTCTCTTCGTGCCACTCACCATCGGCCTGTCCGTCCTCGTCGCCATCCTCCAAACCATGTGGCACCGCACCGGCGACCAGCGCTACCTCAAACTCACCAGGTTCTACGGCAAGCTCTTCCTCATCAACTTCGCCATGGGCATCGTCACCGGCATCGTCCAGGAATTCCAGTTCGGCATGAACTGGAGCGACTACTCCCGATTCGTCGGCGACATCTTCGGCGCACCCCTAGCCATCGAAGCCCTCGTCGCCTTCTTCCTCGAATCCACCTTCCTCGGACTCTGGATCTTCGGCTGGGACCGCCTCCCCAGACACATCCACCTCGCCACCATCTGGGCCGCCGCCCTCGGCTCCACCTTCAGCGCCTACTTCATCCTCGCCGCCAACTCCTGGATGCAGAACCCCGTCGGCTACCGCATCAACCCCGACACCGGACGCGCCGAACTCACCGACTTCGTCGCCGTCCTCACCAACAAGGTCGCCCTCATCACCTTCCCCCACACCATCGCCGGCTGCTTCCTCGTCGCCGGCAGCCTCATCGTCGCCGTCGCCCTCTGGCACCTCATCCGCCACCCCGACCACAGCGACACCCCCACCTACCGCTTCGCCGCACGCTTCGGAGCCTGGGTCACCCTCGCCGCCACCGCCGGCGTCCTCATCACCGGCGACATCCAAGGCAAGATCATGACCGACGTGCAGCCCATGAAGATGGCCGCCGCCGAAGGTCTCTACACCACCGAGAGCCCCGCCGCCTTCAGCGTCCTCACCATCGGCACCCTCGACGGCAGCCGCGAGATCTACGCCCTCAAGATCCCCTACCTGCTCAGCGTCCTCGGCACCGGCGACCCCCACGGCACCGTCCAGGGCATCGACGACCTCCAGGCCCAATACACCGCCCAGTACGGCCCCGGCAGCTACACCCCGATCATCCCGGTCACCTACTGGAGCTTCCGCCTCATGATCGGCTTCGGCCTCGCCGCCGCAGCCATCGCCCTCTGGGTCCTCTGGGCCCACCGCAAAGGCCGCACCCCCCGCGGAAAATGGCTCCTCCGCGCCGGCCTCGTCATGCCCCTGCTGCCCCTCGCCGCCAACAGCTTCGGCTGGATCTTCACCGAGATGGGCCGGCAACCCTGGATCGTCTTCGGCGAAATGCTCACCCGCGACGGCGTCTCCCGCACCGTCAGCCTCACCGAAGTCCTCACCAGCTTCACCGCCTTCACCATCGTCTACGCCACCCTCGCCGTCATCGAGGTCCGCCTACTCGTCCGCTACGCCAGGACCGGCCTCCCCGACGACACCCCCGACCCCACCCCCGACGACACCGACGACACCGACCGCCCCCTCGCCTTCGCCTACTGA
- a CDS encoding MFS transporter, whose amino-acid sequence MAETVTTPAAHTPPASSRRERTGWYFYDWAMSAFSTTVITVFLGPFLTSVTELAAGCELGADTCSGYVYPLGVKVAAGSYFPYLVSLSVFLTVFVLPVTGAVADRSRHKKPLLAGFAFLGAGATTAMLFVTGDRYLLGGALFVVANIAFGAGVVVYNSFLPQLGGPDERDGISSRGWALGYLGGGLLLAVNLVVVNSFGDGTDQRTLDLARWSIVSAGLWWALFTLVPLRWLREHPSAEATVGGGNVLVDGFRQLGRTLREVRAYPLTLFFLLAFLVYNDGIQTVIALASQYGTEELRLGQTTLIVTILLVQFLAFGGALLLGALARRVGAWKTVLLSLVLWTVVVLAAFRLPAEAPVPFMVLGAGIGLVLGGSQALSRSLFSQLIPAGREGEYYGFYEISDKGTSWLGPLAFGLVFQLTNSYRVGLVSLLIFFVVGFLLLVAVPVRRAIIAAGNTPPRVL is encoded by the coding sequence ATGGCCGAGACCGTGACCACCCCGGCGGCGCACACCCCGCCGGCGAGCAGCCGCCGGGAGCGCACCGGCTGGTACTTCTACGACTGGGCGATGTCGGCGTTCTCCACCACCGTCATCACGGTCTTCCTGGGGCCGTTCCTGACCAGCGTCACCGAGCTGGCCGCCGGCTGCGAGCTGGGCGCGGACACCTGCTCCGGGTACGTGTACCCGCTGGGCGTGAAGGTGGCCGCCGGGTCGTACTTTCCGTACCTGGTGTCACTGTCGGTGTTCCTGACAGTGTTCGTACTGCCGGTCACCGGCGCGGTCGCCGACCGGTCCCGGCACAAGAAGCCGCTGCTGGCCGGGTTCGCGTTCCTCGGCGCCGGGGCGACCACCGCGATGCTCTTCGTCACCGGGGACCGCTACCTGCTCGGCGGGGCGCTGTTCGTGGTCGCCAACATCGCCTTCGGCGCCGGCGTGGTGGTGTACAACTCGTTCCTGCCGCAGCTGGGCGGCCCGGACGAACGTGACGGCATCTCCAGCCGGGGCTGGGCGTTGGGTTACCTCGGTGGTGGGCTGCTGCTGGCGGTCAACCTGGTGGTGGTGAACTCGTTCGGCGACGGCACCGATCAGCGCACCCTGGACCTGGCCCGTTGGTCGATCGTGTCGGCCGGGCTGTGGTGGGCGCTGTTCACCCTGGTGCCGCTGCGCTGGCTGCGGGAACACCCGTCGGCGGAGGCGACCGTCGGCGGTGGCAACGTGCTCGTCGACGGGTTCCGGCAGCTCGGCCGGACCCTGCGGGAGGTCAGGGCGTACCCGTTGACGTTGTTCTTCCTGCTGGCGTTCCTGGTCTACAACGACGGCATCCAGACGGTGATCGCCCTGGCCAGCCAGTACGGCACCGAGGAACTACGGCTGGGCCAGACCACCCTGATCGTGACGATCCTGCTGGTGCAGTTCCTCGCCTTCGGTGGGGCGCTGCTGCTCGGCGCGCTCGCCCGGCGTGTCGGCGCGTGGAAGACGGTGCTGCTGTCGCTGGTGCTGTGGACGGTGGTGGTCCTCGCCGCGTTCCGGCTGCCGGCCGAGGCGCCGGTGCCGTTCATGGTGCTCGGCGCCGGCATCGGCCTGGTGCTCGGCGGCAGTCAGGCGCTGAGCCGGTCGCTGTTCAGTCAGCTGATCCCCGCCGGACGGGAGGGCGAGTACTACGGTTTCTACGAGATCAGCGACAAGGGCACCAGCTGGCTCGGGCCCCTCGCGTTCGGGTTGGTGTTCCAGCTGACCAACTCCTACCGGGTCGGGCTGGTCTCCCTGCTGATCTTCTTCGTGGTCGGGTTCCTGCTGTTGGTGGCGGTACCGGTGCGCCGGGCCATCATCGCCGCCGGGAACACCCCGCCCCGCGTCCTCTGA
- a CDS encoding thymidine kinase, whose amino-acid sequence MARPLPGEQDTLICAAARGADGRPLHAAALKFFWGPMDCGKSTMALQMNYNHARQGRRGLVTTRIDRSLGPRVTTRIGLAHDAIEVTDDLDLRALVRDRWAAGERVDYLICDEASFYSVAHVEQMAELVDHDDVDVFAFGLATDFRSCFFPAAQRLFELADSVARIQVEVLCWCGREGLLNARVVGGRVVREGEQVVIGDTVPDAQVRYQVLCRRHHRTGDLGPRD is encoded by the coding sequence CTGGCCCGACCCCTGCCGGGTGAGCAGGACACCCTCATCTGCGCCGCCGCGCGCGGGGCCGACGGGCGTCCGCTGCACGCCGCGGCGCTGAAGTTCTTCTGGGGGCCGATGGACTGCGGCAAGTCCACGATGGCCCTCCAGATGAACTACAACCACGCCCGGCAGGGCCGGCGGGGCCTGGTCACCACCCGCATCGACCGGTCCCTGGGCCCCCGGGTCACCACCCGCATCGGCCTGGCCCACGACGCCATCGAGGTCACCGACGACCTGGACCTGCGGGCCCTGGTACGCGACCGCTGGGCCGCCGGGGAACGCGTCGACTACCTTATCTGCGACGAGGCGTCCTTCTACAGCGTCGCCCACGTCGAGCAGATGGCCGAACTGGTCGACCACGACGACGTCGACGTGTTCGCCTTCGGCCTGGCCACCGACTTCCGGTCGTGTTTCTTCCCCGCCGCGCAGCGGCTGTTCGAACTGGCCGACTCCGTCGCCCGCATCCAGGTCGAGGTGCTCTGCTGGTGCGGCCGGGAGGGGCTGCTCAACGCCCGGGTCGTCGGCGGACGGGTGGTCCGCGAGGGCGAACAGGTCGTCATCGGTGACACCGTTCCTGACGCGCAGGTCCGCTACCAGGTGCTCTGCCGCCGCCACCACCGCACCGGGGACCTCGGCCCCCGCGACTGA
- a CDS encoding ABC transporter permease, producing the protein MAAPGRRRPVLAAGPRDHDRRATRHGHVRSADRGPRRLRPPLPHQRLRRLADHPDVGAATGTADLDRLADAADAATGLATTAGLGDSGTATTALDDLVDRIQRAALVGRSALVTPMLLVAVLGGYTLLLVAALLGEKRRAETALLRARGAARWQLAGLAGREAALVVAPAILLAPPLATELLRHAGRIPALAEASLRLQPRLDVLTWTAALLVAAGCALAMLGPNLRRGDSYVADLAARSRPGRRGAVQRAGADVVLVVVALLG; encoded by the coding sequence GTGGCGGCCCCGGGCCGCCGACGACCCGTACTGGCGGCTGGCCCCCGAGACCACGACCGGCGTGCAACCCGGCACGGCCACGTACGGTCCGCTGACCGTGGACCGCGCCGACTTCGTCCGCCACTTCCTCACCAACGCCTCCGCCGGCTGGCTGATCACCCCGACGTCGGCGCGGCCACCGGCACCGCGGACCTCGACCGGCTCGCCGACGCCGCCGACGCCGCCACCGGACTGGCCACCACCGCCGGACTCGGTGACTCCGGCACCGCCACCACCGCCCTCGACGACCTGGTCGACCGGATCCAACGCGCCGCCCTGGTCGGCCGGTCCGCCCTGGTCACCCCGATGCTGCTGGTCGCCGTCCTCGGCGGGTACACGCTGCTGCTGGTGGCGGCGCTGCTCGGTGAGAAGCGCCGCGCCGAGACCGCGCTGCTGCGCGCCCGCGGCGCCGCCCGCTGGCAGCTCGCCGGCCTCGCCGGCCGGGAGGCCGCACTGGTCGTCGCCCCGGCGATCCTGCTCGCCCCACCGCTGGCCACGGAACTGCTGCGGCACGCAGGACGGATACCGGCGCTGGCCGAGGCGTCGCTGCGCCTGCAACCACGCCTGGACGTCCTCACCTGGACCGCCGCGCTCCTCGTGGCCGCCGGGTGCGCGCTGGCCATGCTCGGCCCGAACCTGCGCCGGGGCGACAGCTACGTCGCCGACCTGGCCGCCCGGTCCCGGCCCGGCCGCCGGGGCGCGGTGCAACGCGCCGGTGCCGACGTCGTCCTCGTCGTGGTCGCCCTGCTCGGCTAG
- a CDS encoding FtsX-like permease family protein: MLAGAVAALRILPPLTRLAQRYVDRTRATAAMLGRWQAGRRPHAGPVLLVALAVAVSALAWSLAGTTGRSLTDQADHRVGADLRLTETAGTPPADRAAQLARLPGVTAALPAWRATLSLGATAQPASLVAVDAGTATGVVRLRPDLADVFTQVTRARVDAPHTALPVGARRLTGRFTGTVTATDTTAPVRAFAVFAEPAGTHRRVPLGASRDGRAVDFTVDLPQDPARLAGFTVETTGPAKLVVDWQLRDLRADSRPVDLGGGPWHTVDRGGVTRDGTTATAAGDTLTARWVRDDDTRRGRGGSPVRLAVTRPAAGRVPLLVTPQALAALRLAVGDDTRLFLGAAEVDVHVVGTVEAFPGDTAAATVFADLPSLRDRIFHDRGLTRDVQEWWLSVPTDRHDDAVTAAGALTGVDVLDRQAVARDLAGDPFGAGARGALFAAALGAVLLAAVGIAVDVSATARRRATELAVLRALGATHRTVTRSLVTEQAFLAGTGVAVGLVAAALVTGAPRLTNGLADRSLHADLAPLPHQVRDLTIEVRAGADGATPTGAAGALERFHAALPQPLSALVDQRWQAAAVAADTATASGDVGPLAEGGTVRLGLRTQTGLPEATRLTAGTWPRTDLGRPVQVAVSQAVADTLALRPGVRLGVAAPGQPPADLLVTGVFQPARPADPLWAAMPQAVEPLLPINDGDPFVAVAVTDPAGLAAAGRAGLPVTHSWR; this comes from the coding sequence GTGCTCGCCGGTGCCGTGGCGGCCCTGCGGATCCTGCCGCCGCTGACCCGCCTCGCGCAGCGGTACGTCGACCGCACCCGCGCCACCGCCGCGATGCTCGGCAGGTGGCAGGCCGGACGCCGCCCCCACGCCGGCCCGGTGCTGCTCGTCGCCCTCGCCGTCGCGGTCAGCGCCCTCGCCTGGTCCCTGGCCGGCACGACCGGACGGTCCCTGACCGACCAGGCCGACCACCGGGTCGGCGCCGACCTGCGGCTGACCGAGACCGCCGGCACCCCACCCGCCGACCGGGCCGCGCAACTGGCCCGGCTGCCCGGCGTGACCGCCGCGCTGCCCGCCTGGCGGGCCACCCTCAGCCTCGGCGCGACCGCGCAGCCGGCGTCGCTGGTCGCCGTCGACGCCGGCACCGCCACCGGCGTCGTGCGGCTGCGCCCCGACCTTGCCGACGTGTTCACGCAGGTCACCCGGGCCCGCGTCGACGCACCCCACACCGCCCTGCCGGTCGGGGCGCGACGCCTGACCGGCCGGTTCACCGGCACCGTCACCGCCACCGACACCACCGCCCCGGTGCGTGCCTTCGCGGTGTTCGCCGAACCCGCCGGCACACACCGCCGGGTGCCGTTGGGCGCCAGCCGGGACGGACGGGCGGTCGACTTCACCGTCGACCTGCCCCAGGACCCGGCCCGGCTGGCCGGGTTCACCGTCGAGACCACCGGCCCCGCCAAGCTGGTCGTCGACTGGCAGCTACGTGACCTGCGCGCCGACAGCAGGCCCGTCGACCTGGGCGGCGGGCCGTGGCACACCGTCGACCGCGGTGGCGTGACCCGCGACGGCACCACCGCCACCGCCGCCGGTGACACCCTCACCGCCCGCTGGGTACGCGACGACGACACCCGCCGGGGTCGGGGCGGCTCCCCCGTGCGCCTGGCCGTCACCCGGCCGGCGGCCGGCCGGGTGCCGCTGCTGGTCACCCCGCAGGCCCTGGCCGCGCTCCGGTTGGCCGTCGGCGACGACACCCGGCTGTTCCTCGGCGCGGCCGAGGTCGACGTCCACGTCGTCGGCACCGTCGAGGCGTTCCCCGGCGACACCGCCGCCGCCACCGTCTTCGCCGACCTGCCGTCACTGCGCGACCGGATCTTCCACGACCGGGGACTCACCCGCGATGTGCAGGAATGGTGGCTGTCGGTGCCGACCGACCGGCACGACGACGCGGTGACCGCCGCCGGCGCGCTGACCGGCGTGGACGTGCTCGACCGGCAGGCGGTCGCCCGGGACCTGGCCGGTGACCCGTTCGGCGCGGGCGCGCGCGGCGCGCTGTTCGCCGCCGCCCTCGGGGCGGTGCTGCTGGCCGCCGTCGGTATCGCCGTCGACGTCAGCGCCACCGCCCGCCGCCGGGCCACCGAACTGGCCGTGCTGCGCGCCCTCGGCGCGACCCACCGCACCGTCACCCGGTCCCTGGTGACCGAACAGGCGTTCCTCGCCGGCACCGGCGTGGCCGTCGGCCTGGTCGCGGCGGCGCTGGTCACCGGCGCGCCGAGACTGACCAACGGCCTCGCCGACCGGAGCCTGCACGCCGATCTGGCCCCCCTGCCCCACCAGGTACGCGACCTGACCATCGAGGTCCGTGCCGGCGCCGACGGGGCCACCCCGACCGGAGCGGCCGGTGCGCTCGAACGCTTCCACGCCGCCCTGCCGCAGCCGCTGTCCGCCCTGGTCGACCAGCGGTGGCAGGCGGCCGCCGTCGCCGCCGACACCGCGACCGCCTCCGGCGACGTCGGCCCGCTCGCCGAGGGCGGCACCGTCCGCCTCGGACTGCGCACCCAGACCGGCCTGCCCGAGGCGACCCGGCTGACCGCCGGAACGTGGCCCCGCACCGACCTCGGCCGGCCCGTGCAGGTCGCCGTGTCGCAGGCCGTCGCCGACACCCTCGCCCTGCGTCCCGGGGTGCGCCTCGGCGTCGCCGCACCCGGACAACCCCCCGCCGACCTGCTCGTGACCGGGGTGTTCCAACCGGCCCGCCCCGCCGACCCGCTCTGGGCGGCCATGCCCCAGGCGGTGGAACCGCTGCTGCCGATCAACGACGGCGATCCGTTCGTGGCCGTCGCGGTCACCGACCCCGCCGGCCTGGCCGCCGCCGGCCGGGCCGGGCTGCCCGTCACCCACTCCTGGCGGTAG
- a CDS encoding glycerophosphodiester phosphodiesterase family protein encodes MSHPYLDAPAPLAFAHRGGAAQGDENTATAFARAVALGYRYVETDVHATADGVAVVFHDATLDRLTGERGRIAALRWADLATVRVGGAAVVPRLEEVLAAWPEIRFNVDVKADGGIRPTVATVERAGAGDRVLLASFSDARLARIRVLAGPKVATSLGMRGVVRLRWASLSGQRLRLPPSVVAAQVPVRYGRVRVVDRRLVRHAHRLGLQVHVWTIDEPVEMHELLDLGVDGIMTDHVGVLRDVYRSRGHWAA; translated from the coding sequence GTGTCCCACCCCTACCTCGACGCGCCCGCCCCGCTGGCCTTCGCCCACCGGGGCGGCGCCGCGCAGGGCGACGAGAACACCGCCACGGCGTTCGCGCGGGCCGTCGCGCTCGGCTACCGGTACGTCGAGACCGACGTGCACGCCACGGCCGACGGCGTCGCGGTGGTCTTCCACGACGCCACCCTGGACCGGCTGACCGGTGAGCGTGGGCGCATCGCCGCGTTGCGCTGGGCCGACCTGGCCACCGTGCGGGTCGGCGGGGCGGCCGTGGTGCCGCGTCTGGAGGAGGTCCTCGCCGCCTGGCCGGAGATCCGGTTCAACGTCGACGTCAAGGCCGACGGCGGGATACGGCCGACGGTGGCGACGGTGGAACGCGCCGGGGCCGGCGACCGGGTGCTGCTGGCCTCGTTCAGCGACGCCCGGCTGGCCCGGATCCGGGTCCTCGCCGGTCCGAAGGTCGCCACCTCCCTGGGTATGCGCGGGGTGGTCCGGCTGCGGTGGGCGTCGCTGAGCGGGCAGCGGCTGCGGCTGCCGCCGTCGGTGGTCGCCGCGCAGGTCCCGGTCCGCTACGGGCGGGTACGGGTGGTCGACCGGCGGCTGGTGCGGCACGCCCACCGACTCGGCCTGCAGGTGCATGTCTGGACGATCGACGAACCTGTCGAGATGCACGAGTTACTGGACCTGGGTGTGGATGGCATCATGACCGATCACGTCGGCGTGCTGCGCGACGTCTACCGCAGCCGCGGCCACTGGGCCGCCTGA
- a CDS encoding calcium:proton antiporter — MRAPDGVTRFPATAPATVVPLLAVVALVAVWGRALPAVVEVVVVVLLAGAVLAAVHHAEVVAHRVGEPFGSLILAVAVTVIEVGLIITLMVSGGPDTATLARDTVFAAVMITCNGIVGLSLLLTAVRRRVVVFNPEGTGAALATVLTLATLSLVLPTFTTGSPGSAFTGPQLTFAAVASLFLYATFVFVQNVRHRDYFLPPPREAPAARGPVGGGTVTAGGDDEHAPVPSPATALVSFALLIVALVAVVGLAKVESPTIEGVVADAGLPRPVVGVVIALLVLLPETLAAARNARRDRAQISLNLALGSAMASIGLTIPAIAVASLWLDGPLVLGLGATQIVLLGLTAAVGILTVMPGRATLLQAWVHLALCAGYLFLATNP; from the coding sequence ATGCGCGCACCGGACGGGGTGACCCGCTTTCCCGCCACGGCGCCGGCGACGGTGGTGCCGCTGCTGGCCGTGGTGGCTCTGGTCGCGGTCTGGGGCCGGGCCCTGCCGGCGGTGGTGGAGGTCGTCGTCGTGGTGCTGCTGGCGGGCGCGGTCCTGGCCGCGGTGCACCACGCCGAGGTGGTCGCGCACCGTGTCGGGGAGCCGTTCGGGTCGCTGATCCTCGCGGTCGCGGTGACCGTGATCGAGGTCGGGCTGATCATCACGCTGATGGTCTCCGGTGGCCCGGACACCGCCACGCTGGCGCGGGACACCGTGTTCGCCGCCGTGATGATCACCTGCAACGGGATCGTCGGGCTGTCGCTGCTGCTGACCGCCGTGCGTCGCCGGGTGGTGGTGTTCAACCCGGAGGGCACCGGCGCGGCGTTGGCGACGGTGCTGACCCTGGCGACGCTCAGCCTGGTCCTGCCGACGTTCACCACCGGCAGTCCCGGTTCGGCGTTCACCGGTCCGCAGTTGACCTTCGCCGCGGTGGCGTCCCTGTTCCTGTACGCGACGTTCGTCTTCGTGCAGAACGTACGGCACCGGGACTACTTCCTGCCGCCGCCGCGCGAGGCCCCCGCAGCGCGTGGCCCGGTCGGCGGCGGGACGGTCACCGCCGGCGGGGACGACGAGCACGCCCCGGTGCCGTCGCCGGCGACCGCCCTGGTCAGCTTCGCGCTGCTGATCGTGGCGCTGGTCGCGGTGGTGGGGCTGGCGAAGGTCGAGTCGCCCACCATCGAGGGGGTGGTCGCCGACGCGGGGCTACCCCGGCCGGTCGTGGGCGTGGTCATCGCCCTGCTGGTACTGCTGCCGGAGACCCTGGCGGCGGCCCGCAACGCCCGCCGGGACCGCGCCCAGATCAGCCTCAACCTGGCCCTCGGGTCGGCCATGGCGAGCATCGGACTGACGATCCCGGCGATCGCGGTCGCCTCGCTGTGGCTCGACGGGCCGCTGGTGCTCGGTCTCGGGGCCACCCAGATCGTGCTGCTCGGTCTGACCGCCGCGGTGGGGATCCTCACCGTGATGCCCGGCCGGGCGACCCTGTTGCAGGCCTGGGTGCACCTGGCACTGTGTGCGGGCTACCTCTTCCTCGCCACCAACCCGTGA
- a CDS encoding lysophospholipid acyltransferase family protein: protein METPHSPWHAPWLWRAAQLLARLVVGALARLRVSGDVPDRLRAGPLILAANHISPFDPIVLAAACRARGVAPRIMATGGLFRAPVVGAAMRHAGHIRVDRGTAAVGRALHDAADAVAAGSVILVYPEGRIGLDPGMWPERGKTGTARLAFASGATVVPVAQWGSHEVLPYRAPKGLLGAVWRAVWRRPVIRVHFGAPVDLADVDPAAVGAARRATDRIIDAVTDALVPLRPDEPDRPRHVDPGRPADTSRLHRRRPARP, encoded by the coding sequence ATGGAAACACCGCACTCCCCCTGGCACGCGCCCTGGCTGTGGCGCGCCGCGCAACTGCTCGCCCGACTCGTGGTCGGTGCCCTGGCCCGCCTCCGGGTCAGCGGCGACGTGCCGGACCGGCTGCGCGCCGGGCCGCTCATCCTGGCGGCCAACCACATCAGCCCGTTCGACCCGATCGTGCTCGCCGCCGCCTGCCGGGCCCGGGGGGTGGCTCCCCGGATCATGGCCACCGGCGGGTTGTTCCGGGCCCCGGTGGTGGGTGCGGCGATGCGTCACGCCGGGCACATCCGGGTGGACCGGGGAACCGCCGCGGTGGGGCGGGCGCTGCACGACGCCGCTGACGCCGTCGCCGCCGGGTCGGTGATCCTGGTTTACCCGGAGGGACGCATCGGCCTGGACCCGGGGATGTGGCCGGAGCGCGGCAAGACCGGGACCGCCCGTCTGGCGTTCGCCAGCGGCGCGACGGTGGTGCCGGTCGCCCAGTGGGGTTCGCACGAGGTGCTGCCGTACCGGGCGCCGAAGGGCCTGCTGGGCGCGGTGTGGCGGGCGGTGTGGCGGCGGCCGGTGATCCGGGTGCACTTCGGCGCGCCGGTGGACCTGGCCGATGTGGATCCGGCGGCGGTCGGCGCGGCCCGGCGGGCCACCGACCGGATCATCGACGCGGTCACCGACGCGCTGGTGCCGTTGCGTCCGGACGAACCCGACCGGCCCCGGCACGTCGACCCGGGGCGGCCGGCTGACACCAGCCGGCTGCACCGGCGGCGGCCGGCCCGCCCCTGA
- the cydB gene encoding cytochrome d ubiquinol oxidase subunit II encodes MDLTTVWFVLIAILFTGYFILEGFDFGVGALLPVLARDDRERRVMINTIGPVWDGNEVWLITAGGAMFAAFPEWYATLFSGFYLPLLLVLLALIVRGVAFEYRHKRPEATWKRRWDTAITLGSLIPAILWGVAFANILRGVPLDADHEYAGTLLDLLNPYALLGGATTTALFLTHGAIFTALKTTGDIRHRAGTLAVRLGILAATLAVTFLTWTLTIRSNPAAVILATAATAALLAGLTAAHARREGWAFTGTATAIALTVATLFTALFPNVLPSTGDPTGTLTATNAASTPYTLEIMTWVAVIFTPVVLAYQGWTYWVFRKRIGVAHIPTH; translated from the coding sequence GTGGACCTCACCACCGTCTGGTTCGTCCTCATCGCCATACTCTTCACCGGCTACTTCATCCTCGAAGGCTTCGACTTCGGCGTCGGCGCGCTCCTACCCGTCCTCGCCCGCGACGACCGCGAACGCCGCGTCATGATCAACACCATCGGGCCCGTCTGGGACGGCAACGAAGTCTGGCTCATCACCGCCGGCGGAGCCATGTTCGCCGCCTTCCCCGAGTGGTACGCCACCCTCTTCAGCGGCTTCTACCTCCCCCTCCTGCTCGTCCTCCTCGCCCTCATCGTCCGCGGCGTCGCCTTCGAATACCGCCACAAGCGCCCCGAAGCCACCTGGAAACGCCGCTGGGACACCGCCATCACCCTCGGCAGCCTCATCCCCGCCATCCTCTGGGGCGTCGCCTTCGCCAACATCCTCCGCGGCGTACCCCTCGACGCCGACCACGAATACGCCGGCACCCTTCTCGACCTCCTCAACCCCTACGCCCTCCTCGGCGGCGCCACCACCACCGCCCTCTTCCTCACCCACGGCGCCATCTTCACCGCCCTCAAGACCACCGGCGACATCCGCCACCGCGCCGGCACCCTCGCCGTCCGCCTCGGCATCCTCGCCGCCACCCTCGCCGTGACCTTCCTGACCTGGACCCTCACCATCCGCAGCAACCCCGCCGCCGTCATCCTCGCCACCGCCGCCACCGCCGCCCTGCTCGCCGGCCTCACCGCCGCCCACGCCCGCCGCGAAGGCTGGGCCTTCACCGGCACCGCCACCGCCATCGCCCTCACCGTCGCCACCCTCTTCACCGCCCTCTTCCCCAACGTCCTGCCCTCCACCGGCGACCCCACCGGCACCCTCACCGCCACCAACGCCGCCAGCACCCCCTACACCCTCGAGATCATGACCTGGGTCGCCGTCATCTTCACCCCCGTCGTCCTCGCCTACCAGGGCTGGACCTACTGGGTCTTCCGCAAACGCATCGGCGTCGCCCACATCCCCACCCACTGA